The Diabrotica undecimpunctata isolate CICGRU chromosome 11, icDiaUnde3, whole genome shotgun sequence genome contains the following window.
ACTGGAACTCCTATCAGATCGACATccaaatgaaaattgaaaatttccaatTAAGCAGTGACATAAACAGAAGCTGCCTTAACTAATATCGGTAAAACTAAACTCTGTAATAGACAACCAGTGCCTTGATGGACCAGCGAAATCGTACTAGCTCCATCTATAACAAAACGTgcgtttaataaacttaaaaagcaTAATACGGAAGAAAATTTACTTAGTTTTCAAAAACTTAGAGCAAGATCGAGATatctcataaaaaaagtaaaagaaatacatggaaaattatgtttcttctataaaTTCATCGACCCCTTCAGCTGTCATTTGGTCTAAAATTCGTAAACTCAAAGGTTTTAACTCTTTTAGACAAATAAACTCGTTAACTCATGGTCAAACACTAATTACTTGTCACAAAGCTATTGCAGAAACATTTACTGATATGTATCAAAAAAATTCTAGCAATAATGATATACCTCAGGAAATGTTAACGCACAAGGAAACTATAGAATCCTCTATTATCACCATAAACGATACCAATGATCCTTTAAACATCGCTATAActcttcaagaattagaatttgctatttctgatttaaaaaacGCCTCGGCTGGACCAGATGACATAccaccaatatttataaaaaactttccaTTTACAGCTAAACTAGTTTTACTAGATTTATTTAATACTTGTTTTCTAAAACATAAATTTCCTGATCTTTGGTCCCAGGCTGTAATAATTCCCATCATCAAGCCCAACAAACCTAAAGAAGAAGCCCACTTCTTACCGCCCCATCTCGCTTACCTGTAGTATGTgtaaaatcttaaaattttaaacCTTCGTCTAGTATGGCACCTGGAAAATAATAATCTCCTTTCCCCTTATCAAAGTGGCTTTCGAAGAATTAGATCGACGTCAGATAACCATGTTACTTCACAAACCtcaattaatgaagcttttgcaaaCAACCAAAAACTGATTGCTATTTTTTTTGACATAAGCCAAGCTTTTGAGAGAACTTGGAGACACTGCATTTTGAAAAATCTAAGCGATAACGGGATTCAAGGTAACATACTAgcatttgtaaacaattttttaaataatcgatcaatagaaattagaataaatggccttaaaagctcaacaagaacattagataatggaatccctcaagGTTCCATCATAAGTCCAACATTATTCTTAATAGCTATTAATAGTGTTATTCATGAAATTAGAGCACCAATTAAAGCCAGTCTTTATGCTAACGACATCGTCGTTTAtactaaatcaaacaatataaaatcggcaactaaaattttacaaaattttttaactCGGATTGAAAATTGGACGTTAAAAACTGGGTTTAACTTTTTAtacacatttatatataaaagctTCAAATACTTTTACGATCTCCATAACATGTATGACATATATCTCTTGTGCCTTATATTTGTTATATTCTCTGTACCTCTACCATAATACAGCCTCTGGATAACACAAAATTGTTCTTACTGTTTCTGTTAATAGAACTATGTATGTACTACCAAACAAAtgtcaattaattttttacttattttcatATACACCCAGATTAAATTCAGTTTCTGCTATCCTTCATATTTAGCTAACTCAAAAATTTAGCTTTTTTAAATCTAACTATAAATTCTTTTTACTTGATATAATTATTTACGAACAAATAAGTGAAAAGTTTTTTGCTTGAAAGTAACCAACCTATTATAAAACTTCCAACATTTAGCTCTTTAGAGTGATATATGGTTTGAAAGTTCATTTAGCTCTTTGTATTAGTAAAAGATAATTTCTTTCATGTCCAAAAAGTTACATTTGCAAATCTGACATTGAAAAAGGGGGAATAAAATGCagaagttaatttttttctttatttgtccAAGTTTAATTTACAGATCACAAATAATGCAATGCAAGTAAGCCCATTAGTTATTAAAAATACATTGAtactccaatattaatatagaaaagaaacaaaacatatcaaaattatttaagtaatgGAGTCCAAGCagactatttcttcttttgtGCCTTTTCTGCAGCTTTTGTGACTTTTCCGGCGCTGGGATCTTTGAAGGCAACGCTCTTGATGACTCCTACTGCAACTGTTTGCTTCATGTCACGGACAGCAAAACGTCCAAGGGGTGGGAATTCTTGGAATAATTCTACACACATGGGCTTCGTAGGTACCAAGTTGACAATGGCGGCATCACCAGATTTGATGGCTTTGGGATTTTCTTCAGTGGTTTTACCAGAACGACGGTCAACCTTTTCTTTGATTTCAGCGAATTTGCAGGCAATGTGGGCTGTGTGACAATCGAGCACAGGGGTGTATCCATTTGAGATTTTACCAGGGTGGTTGAGTACAATGACTTGGGCAGTGAAGTCTGAAGCTCCTCTGGGTGGGTTGTTCTTGGTGTCTCCAGCTACATAACCACGACGCAATTCTTTAACAGAGACGTTCTTGACGTTGAAACCAACGTTGTCACCAGGTACTGCTTCCTGGAGTGCTTCATGATGCATTTCAACAGATTTTACTTCAGTCGTCAAATTGGCTGGAGCGAAAACTACAACCATACCAGGTTTCAATACACCAGTTTCAACACGGCCTACAGGTACTGTTCCAATACCACCAATTTTGTAGACATCCTAAAACAACACATTGAAATTAGACATctttaaagaaacaaaaaatttaaaaaatgaaaaatacaacaTCAGAAAAGATTAAGCCTTATGATAAAATCAAGTTTTCATTCTAGTTTGGTCATCATGAAATATATGAAAAAAGAAACAGTTAATTCATACTTACAATTACACTATGTAAATTTTGGGTAAAATCTTTTAttatataaatagaaaaaaaacattaaaacaagtgaacggatataaaatttgtatcaatgaATTCTGCTTCACTTACTGATGATTGTACAATAATTTAATTGTCTAGAAAACATTTTTAtgtaatttcaatttaaaatgtCTTATTTTTAAAAGCCAGTGAAATAATAACAAATGAAACTAACGAACACCATTTAATATACTCAAACAGTTTAATTCTAACCGATGTTGCATTAGTTATTCAAAATATGTTTCAGGAAATTAACAGATgttcaaattaatattttaaaattttaagtgttTAGCAGGTTTAGATTTGGTTACATTAGGTTTGATTAAAACTTTCATTAGGTTAAGTTTAgtcaatataaattaaatttttcaaatcaAATTGTTAGgtcttttaaaagttaaaaaagtagCAACAGTATACAATGtacataaaattttactttttgtacATATCAGCCATATTATTGTAAAACACTAAAAATCTTGATTATCtacattaaaaaagttatatGATTCAAGACAATTACATATTTTTAGCTTTTCACaacaatttttttgaatattgatACTTATTACTATTACTTATTACTATTGAatactttttttgatttttggacACTTACTAGTTTacagcaaagaaaacattaaaatttgaacTTTACTTTTAACAAAACTCACAAAAAATTAGGCATTTTTGAGGTATCGCTCTTAATAAttaccaaaataatattttaaatacctgGAGTGGAAGACGGAGGGGCTTCTCAGTTGGACGAGATGGGGGTAGGATAGCATCCAAAGCCTCAATCAAGCACTTTCCTTCAGCTTTACCTTCTTTACGTTTAATATTCCATCCCTTGAACCATGGCATCCTGTCAGATCCTTCTAACATGTTGTCCCCATGCCATCCTGAGATTGGCACAAACGCAACTGCATCTGGGTTATAACCAATCTTTTTGATGTACGAGGCTACTTCTTTCTTGATTTCCTCAAAACGTGATTCACTGTATGCTGGTTCAGTGGAGTCCATTTTGTTGACACCAACAATAAGTTGTTTTACACCAAGGGTTAATGCAAGAAGAGCATGTTCACGTGTTTGTCCATTCTTTGAAATACCTGCTTCGAATTCACCGGTACCAGCTGCAACAATAAGTACAGCACAGTCAGCTTGTGATGTACCAGTGATCATGTTCTTAATGAAATCTCTGTGTCCAGGAGCATCAATGATGGTTACATAGTATTTAGCTGTTTCGAATTTCCACAGAGCAATATCAATTGTAATACCACGTTCTCTCTCGGCCTTAAGTTTGTCAAGTACCCAGGCATATTTGAATGAACCTTTACCCATTTCTTGGGCTTCCTTTTCGAACTTTTCAATGGTACGTTTATCAATACCACCACATTTGTAAATTAAATGTCCAGTAGTAGTAGATTTACCAGAATCTACGTGTCCAATGACGACGATGTTAATGTGAATCTTTTCTTTACCCATTTTGATCTATAACAAAAACAGTAGTGTAAAAAATGTGAAatactaaatttaaaatatacatataaactAAAATGATTAAGACTGTTCATGGAACATAGAACAATATGAAGACCACGTTCAGGTTAACCtgaaaattttgcaaaatatattTGTAGCAGCAGCACAGCAGGTGCTGTggatataaaaaaaactgaatattatGAAGAATACATGTAGAGCATGATGTGACACAAAGAACAATCTACTCTTCTACAAGAGTAGAATGAAATGAATTATCGGAATATGTGATGTGGATGAGTTATTACAAAAGATAGATTAACCGGCATTTGGAAAAATAGAAATAAGAGTAAAACAGCAAAAACAATATGGCATTAGATGTAAAATAGTTGAGAAACAAAGTtggcaaatataaaaaaaactacaggccaatcacccttgttataattaaaaaccaaatttttaaacATCACCAAAATTATtctacaaataatttaaataattttcactaAAAAACTGGCTGAGTAAAACAATAAAGCCGACAACAGGTGGATATCCTGCACATGTATGACCTGAAGAACATGATCATCTCATGTAGATCCTATCTTTATGATAAATGTAATATTATAACCGACAAATTATcctaaattttataaaagaattaatatttGTAAAGAAAATCTAATAATAAATTCAATTTAAACCAATTAAACCATATGGCCGCCATTACCAAAGTACAATGTACACGTGGTGAGTAAAGGTTTTTGctaaatttctcaaaaaatacatataattagaatataaataatatataaaagctTGTACTTACTGTTTGGAAATAAAGTAAATGCAAGTCTTCGAAATTAAACTTAGAATAACAGGAACACTACTTGGGATGTAACAACAGGCACGAGGTCCACACCGTACGACGAGCAAACTAAAAAGGAAGATAATCTCAACATGCGCTCTGTCTTCACTTTTCATTCCTTCTGGGGGTTGGAAGTTTGACATCACTTCCTTTTTACTAGCGGCATCTACCGATAAGTTTAAAATTTCGCGCCATTATACGAATAATTAGGATGAAAAGGATCCAAATAAGGATAAATTAATTGTTTAGGACATTATCAAGATGGTAATGATGGTATTTGAAATTTTGCAATAATATCGATAGATGAACTGAGCAAGAAAGAGAGCACCTCATGAACTACGCAACACCTAAAACAGAAGACAAAAGTTAATGGTTTCAGATGCTaggagaaatattttatttataaaaggtaATATTTAATCTAGATGTATAGatgtaagatatatatatatatatatatatatatatatatatatatatatatatatatatatatattatgagtAAATTCAGGCAATTTATACAATACAGTATTTTTAAAAGctaataaaatatatgcaaaatgtCACAAAATTTAGAATGATAATTATATTTGACTTTCATTAAAGTATTCCAACTCGATATAATTGTTTGAGGTCATATATTTCTATCGAATATTTAGCTGCACAACTAGTTTTAGTTGGTCGGAACTGTTTGGAAGTGAAATTCGTTATCTGGGTGCACTATTATTCCATATAACGGATCTTTtaattttagatgagttatatgACCGTCGTAGGTATTAAAAAGTATTGTGTTTAAAAATGACATTATCACTATAATAAATAGctaataaataaacataaattgaAATTACATCAAAATAGAATCTATTGTAACATCACGTCCTCTCTCAGAATATATACCTTTCTGCGCTTTTGTAGGATTACCTTTAAAATAATTGATAAATATTATATGAATATAATTAGAGGAATACAAATTAATCATTTACTTAATTCCGACATTATGCAATATTACGCAGTTTAATAATTCATTTAGGTCTTGtcaattttacaaataaatagaATTTCTGGAAACAaagattaattttgttttttatttataatatagatATGATGAATATCCTTATTCGATAAAATGGATAATGGATAATAATAGATATTGAATAATTTCGTTTAAAAATTACTGACATATTGCGCAATACCATACATTATTCATAAAAATACCTACATGATGCACAAAAATcagttttactttttaaataataacacGGATGAGAAACACTATTACCATTAGTATTATTATTGTTTTCGTGTTAATGTACtctcaaatttaaaataagtagTGCGTCtagggttaagatttgcactgttgtctccatgctatccggtcttgtgttagatttcgtgcactttcccatgtcaatcctttcttctcaacttcttttctgatttcgtctacccacctaactcttggtcttcctcgtttgtttttcccttgcattctcgtttcaaacactcgttttgttaatctttcattcgacattctacacacgtgcccgaaccatcttagttgcccctctactattttttcgtttattggttctagttttaggttttgtctgattgtttcgtttcgtattttgtctacacctaacggtagaaagtcttaggactaagtaagtaagtgcGTCTAGGAG
Protein-coding sequences here:
- the LOC140452888 gene encoding elongation factor 1-alpha-like, producing MGKEKIHINIVVIGHVDSGKSTTTGHLIYKCGGIDKRTIEKFEKEAQEMGKGSFKYAWVLDKLKAERERGITIDIALWKFETAKYYVTIIDAPGHRDFIKNMITGTSQADCAVLIVAAGTGEFEAGISKNGQTREHALLALTLGVKQLIVGVNKMDSTEPAYSESRFEEIKKEVASYIKKIGYNPDAVAFVPISGWHGDNMLEGSDRMPWFKGWNIKRKEGKAEGKCLIEALDAILPPSRPTEKPLRLPLQDVYKIGGIGTVPVGRVETGVLKPGMVVVFAPANLTTEVKSVEMHHEALQEAVPGDNVGFNVKNVSVKELRRGYVAGDTKNNPPRGASDFTAQVIVLNHPGKISNGYTPVLDCHTAHIACKFAEIKEKVDRRSGKTTEENPKAIKSGDAAIVNLVPTKPMCVELFQEFPPLGRFAVRDMKQTVAVGVIKSVAFKDPSAGKVTKAAEKAQKKK